The Vespula pensylvanica isolate Volc-1 chromosome 22, ASM1446617v1, whole genome shotgun sequence sequence aaattttgttcttcttttaattgttgttgttgtatttGCTTTTGTGTTCTACTATCTTGCAATTCAATTAAagtttcctgttttttttctccaaatgGAGCAATACCTGCATTAGCTTTAGCTTTCCtgaccatttctttttctttcgtggcAGCAAGTCTTTGCACAgcctgaaaaatatatttgttaatataaaatatacatcattaaaaaaattatatatttatacacgcgcacacgcaaacacatatacatttagaTTATTACTTGGAAAGAGTTTAATGCTGTGGTAAATTCATCTTGAAGTCGCTCACGTTGCATTTTACGTTGTCTCTGTTCTCCCGGGCTACTAGAGCCAGAGTTATTAGCTAAATCACGTAGATGACCACTAGTATCTTTCGCAAGTTGTTGTGTATAATGTTGTATCTGGTGCctggaaaaaatatatgatataataaaactacACAAAATTAAAGActaaattaaagattaatttcatataaattttcaacgtacaatttatttctaagtTCTTGCGAATCTGTAGAACTACCCAATTGATTAACCATTTTTTGCATTGAAGATACtaaaatcaaagatatatatattatattattgtatttagaagatatttttattaaaatattttaataactcaCCATTTTGTGATATCTTCAATATAGAAGTACCTATAGTTTGAGACAATCTGCTGAAGTCTTGTTCTCTTGCAGGACCACCGTtatgataagaagaaaatccaATATCCATTTTGACTtgctttataataaaatcaagataaaattatatacacttGTATAATATGTCAAATATATCTTACTTCAACAACGATTATGTATTcaacttttatattaaataattatatgtaatatattatgttttttataattttctatgaatACTATAAAAATTGTCAAGGGAATTtgtctatataaaatttaacttacgtgaaataaattactgttatatatgttttattctATTCCGTTTTATTTTAGAACGATTAAAAACGAATGACAATGGTTCGTGCAAACAAAAtcaagatttataaatttgattaaaaattgtgaaaatCAACAATAAGCTGGTAGTCGGACTACAAAAATGACAAAAGGTACCGCCGTCCGTTAATCATACTTCTCCTGTCAACAAATTAGTAGGTCGACACTGTATGCCATATGCAGTGACTCATAAGTATCCATCTCATAAGTTGAAAGGATGTTAATCGAATCAAATGTGCTGTTTTCACGGACCTTTATGTCATTTCCCCAAGTTCACTGTAGGAAGCTCTAAAACTTCTAGCGAATCGATAAAAGCCTATCACAAATCTTGAACAAATATTAACTCATGTTCTCCacaacatataaataaacgaatttaaagttaatttctttctcaataTACATCAAGACTAAATATCTCAAAGTAAAACAAtagaatttgttaaaaaaatataaattatcattaatttattgtcATACTATTAGTAATCACCGTTGTATGAAAGTTTACTGTTACTCACTTCCTTTGTTTTCAATAGTTTTATTAGAATTTGAAAgacaaacaaaattttttatacgcgaatataacaattttggcagatcttatatttttcgttttaagaTTGATTTTACCGACGAAATGTAATCACGAAACTGAATTATCGATagtgaaaaattttgattgaGATACTTCAGCGCTCTCTATGCAAAATTAACACCGAGTTTCaatcataataatacatattactatcgtcaaattaattatttaaatttatttttatatataaatatagttatatatttaacattatttaatatagtgttatattaatctaaaatatatatatatatgtatatatatgctgtTCGTACGTTTGTCTTTAAATTAGGTTTAGAATCATGTGCTATTTTTTAAGCATGAATTGAATTTACTATAAAAAGTTTTCTAGTGAAGAACaataagattaaattttataaaaataattttaatactatttgatttttaactatacaaaataaaaatatatatatataaatattattacttcgCGCATGCGTGTAAATTTATCGAGTGACGAAGTGTTTACATGTGTAACATGAAAGCAAGTTGAAACGTGACTGAGTAATAggttatattttaaaaatattatgaaaaagtaTACCACATATATGATGACTGAAACTGACAAAAATAATCTCAAGGGTTTCAAATGTAAgtacaattattaaaatatataagacaaatatgtatgatacatatatatttaaatagatatataaatatatataaatttactattttcttAGCACTATGGATTCATTTCAATCATGAGAACTTAGATAGacatcaattatttttcaaaaagcaTTGGGTAAAAAAGCAAGAGTCTGATTATCCAAGAGGCAAAACATTATTTGTTTTGAATATACCACCTTATGCTACGACAGACTCATTGAAGAATGCATTTTCAAGACTTTGCGGTGAAGTAACATCCATCGTATTTACAACACTAGTAGGATTTAAAACAGCttatatagtatttaataatgaatccAGTTTAGAAAAAGCATTGAAATTACCAAATGATTATGTGATATGTTTAAGCACAGAACAAGAAACATATTTAACAGGTTTAGCAAGTATGTTTaattatgtttgtatatatttactctattatattaaatttatatctatacgtagatatttatttcaatcaaatatttgttttcatagAGTGGTGTAATGAATACAATGATTCTATACAATctgaaaacgatataaaaaaagaaataaataaatatatgtctaCGTATGATCAGCAAATTGCAGATCGTATTGCAAAAGAGAAAGCTGCAAAAGATATGGAACAAGATGGATGGGTGACAATTACAAGCAGGAAGAAAAGAGGTCAATTTGCACCCAGTAGAAAGGAATCTACTATAAGCAagatacaaaataaagaagaacaaaagaacCAGAAGAAACAAttacttaatttttatacattccAAATTCGTGAATCGAAAAAACAACGTATGTATCTTTTTGGGTTTTATGTTGTtacatgtaataattatactcttattaaaattttattccagATTTGGCAGAATTACGAAAGAAGTTTGAAttagataagaaaagattgcaggaacttaaaaagaaacgaactttTAAACcattttgaattaatatatatatacaatctgCTTACAGTTAAGTtacacataaatattaaataatatctggtatgaaaatttaatttttatattaatttatgtcaatatatcaattaaagataataattacttataattgataaataataatatttatatagaaatacaataatcgtaatttatttaGGCACTAAATTAGCCATTATCCATCATCCTGATCAACTTAAACGATAtactttcattaaaattaattataaggaATACTTATTAAGCAGTTTTGGAAGTATACGTCTGTAGAGTccattcaattaaaaaatgttgatatGATA is a genomic window containing:
- the LOC122636425 gene encoding syntaxin-12, which translates into the protein MDIGFSSYHNGGPAREQDFSRLSQTIGTSILKISQNVSSMQKMVNQLGSSTDSQELRNKLHQIQHYTQQLAKDTSGHLRDLANNSGSSSPGEQRQRKMQRERLQDEFTTALNSFQAVQRLAATKEKEMVRKAKANAGIAPFGEKKQETLIELQDSRTQKQIQQQQLKEEQNLRMLEEQEASIRQLESNISDINQIFKDLGALVYDQGEVIDSIEASVERTEVSVNEATSHVRQASVYQTKLRKKKCILVLIGVIVLSILIGIIVWRSS
- the LOC122636426 gene encoding ribosomal RNA-processing protein 7 homolog A isoform X2 gives rise to the protein MKKYTTYMMTETDKNNLKGFKSLWIHFNHENLDRHQLFFKKHWVKKQESDYPRGKTLFVLNIPPYATTDSLKNAFSRLCGEVTSIVFTTLVGFKTAYIVFNNESSLEKALKLPNDYVICLSTEQETYLTGLASMFNYQIADRIAKEKAAKDMEQDGWVTITSRKKRGQFAPSRKESTISKIQNKEEQKNQKKQLLNFYTFQIRESKKQHLAELRKKFELDKKRLQELKKKRTFKPF
- the LOC122636426 gene encoding ribosomal RNA-processing protein 7 homolog A isoform X1, translating into MKKYTTYMMTETDKNNLKGFKSLWIHFNHENLDRHQLFFKKHWVKKQESDYPRGKTLFVLNIPPYATTDSLKNAFSRLCGEVTSIVFTTLVGFKTAYIVFNNESSLEKALKLPNDYVICLSTEQETYLTGLAKWCNEYNDSIQSENDIKKEINKYMSTYDQQIADRIAKEKAAKDMEQDGWVTITSRKKRGQFAPSRKESTISKIQNKEEQKNQKKQLLNFYTFQIRESKKQHLAELRKKFELDKKRLQELKKKRTFKPF